In Chaetodon trifascialis isolate fChaTrf1 chromosome 4, fChaTrf1.hap1, whole genome shotgun sequence, one DNA window encodes the following:
- the LOC139330203 gene encoding flavin-containing monooxygenase 5-like — MVQKVAVIGAGTSGLTSIKTCLDEGLEPTCFESGHDIGGLWRFKEKPELGRANIYQSVVINSSKEMMAFSDFPPPAELPNNMHHSEVLLYMRLYAQAFKLLQHIHFQTTVVSVRQRTDFAETGQWEVETERTEGQRETHVFDAVLVCTGHFTQPHLPLRDFPGIESFEGRYFHSWDYRNAEDLKGKRVVVIGIGNSGGDIAVDISRVAEKVYLSTRSGAWVVSRVGEGGLPADLVGTSRMDMMIQKLFPSWINRMLEKKLNAAFDHKLYGLKPKHGFYAQIPVVNDDLPARIIAGRVQVKPNVKEFCGSSVAFVDGSIIDKVDVVVFATGYNYSFPFLPSALQDKCGYRLRLYKHVFPPALTRPTLAVVGFIHGLGAINPLAEMQGRWATRVFKGLLTLPSEETMMKEIEKDTVTMHQRFACSERNPIQVDYVPYLDSLAEQVRVRPNILWLLLKDPRLALQVLLGPCTPYQYRLTGPGQWAGARQAILTQWERVFQPFRSRVVPEAETRTPSKRSIMMIFSGAALLCCICCNKHPLPSFFSPLSFFSSPQ; from the exons ATGGTTCAGAAGGTGGCCGTGATCGGCGCAGGGACCTCTGGTCTCACCAGCATCAAGACCTGTTTGGATGAAGGTCTGGAGCCCACCTGCTTTGAGAGCGGCCATGACATTGGGGGTCTCTGGAGATTTAAG GAGAAGCCCGAGCTCGGACGTGCCAACATCTATCAGTCGGTGGTCATTAACAGCTCCAAAGAGATGATGGCCTTCAGTGACTTCCCTCCACCGGCTGAGCTCCCAAACAACATGCACCACTCGGAGGTGCTGCTGTATATGCGCCTCTATGCTCAGGCCTTCAAACTGCTGCAACACATACACTTCCAG actACTGTGGTCAGTGTGAGGCAGAGGACAGATTTTGCTGAGACAGGCCAGtgggaggtggagacagagaggacagagggtcAGAGGGAGACTCATGTTTTTGATGCTGTGCTGGTCTGTACTGGACACTTCACCCAACCTCACCTGCCCCTCAGAGACTTCCCAG GTATTGAGAGCTTTGAAGGCAGATATTTCCACAGCTGGGATTACCGCAACGCTGAGGATCTAAAGGGCAAAAGAGTGGTGGTGATCGGGATCGGGAACTCAGGAGGTGATATTGCTGTGGATATCAGTAGAGTTGCTGAGAAG GTGTACCTCAGTACCAGGAGCGGAGCGTGGGTGGTCAGCCGTGTAGGAGAGGGCGGGCTCCCAGCTGACCTTGTCGGGACTTCTCGAATGGATATGATGATCCAGAAGCTCTTCCCCTCGTGGATCAACAGGATGTTGGAGAAGAAGCTGAACGCAGCATTTGACCACAAACTATATGGCCTGAAACCAAAACATGG TTTTTATGCACAGATCCCTGTTGTGAATGACGACCTGCCGGCTCGGATCATCGCGGGTCGGGTTCAGGTGAAACCAAATGTGAAGGAGTTCTGTGGGTCCAGTGTGGCGTTTGTCGATGGGAGCATTATAGACAAG GTGGATGTGGTGGTGTTTGCCACAGGGTACAACTACAGCTTCCCCTTCCTGccctcagctctgcaggatAAATGTGGTTACAGGCTGCGTCTCTACAAACATGTGTTCCCTCCTGCACTGACCCGGCCCACGCTGGCAGTGGTGGGCTTCATCCACGGCCTTGGGGCTATCAACCCTTTGGCTGAGATGCAGGGCCGCTGGGCTACAAGAGTGTTTAAAG gcTTATTGACCCTCCCCTCAGAAGAGACCATGATGAAGGAAATAGAGAAAGACACAGTAACAATGCATCAGAG GTTTGCCTGCTCAGAACGTAACCCCATCCAGGTGGACTACGTCCCTTACCTGGACTCTCTGGCAGAGCAGGTGAGGGTTCGGCCAAACATATTGTGGCTCTTGCTGAAAGACCCCAGACTGGCACTGCAGGTTCTTCTGGGTCCCTGCACTCCTTATCAGTACCGTCTGACTGGGCCGGGCCAGTGGGCTGGAGCCCGTCAGGCCATTCTCACTCAGTGGGAGCGGGTGTTCCAGCCTTTCAGGAGCAGAGTGGTACCAGAAGCAGAGACCAGAACTCCCTCTAAACGGAGCATCATGATGATTTTCTCAGGTGCAGCGTTACTGTGCTGCATCTGCTGCAATAAACaccctctcccctctttcttctctcctctgtcattcTTCAGCTCTCCTCAGTAA